The Asterias rubens chromosome 1, eAstRub1.3, whole genome shotgun sequence genome segment TTCGCGTGACATACTTACCGAAGAGCTACAGCCATTCTTGTATAGTGCCATTCCAAGCAGGGTTGGTACAAAGTTGAACCTCTTAGGCCCTCTCATCTTACTGACCATGGAAAGTACAACTCCCATTCCAGGAATGAGATCTCCTAGTTTATTGTCCTCGCTGTAAATAAAAGTAGTAAATCACTTATGCTCATGTCAAGATTCGGATGATTTCAATACTGAAAGAACGTTGTTAACAGTTTGTTCCCGTGCATGTTTAGTCGTATTTTACAGAGAATGTTGCAACATTGTGACAGTTACCGTCTCAGACTGTGCACAAGTCTTATGATGTCTAGTGCTTTTGAGCCAATAACATTTTCCTCTTATCATGTTTTTGTAGTGCATGATTTGTGTTGTACGTAGAGGTAAATAATTTCCTAAAACTTGACTGTAGTAGTTATTGATATTCGAAATTTAGGAACGTACCCCCGAAACCCTCTGAGGATGATAACAATTAAagtaataatgtacatgtactaacaTTTGTACACGATGACTGTCGGCTTTGGACGTCAAGCTCCCCTCCAACACTGCACATAAAATAGGCAGGCTTTGTTTGAGCTCGGCGAAGATGGTACCCCAATTAAAACTCCCTGCCGTATCACGGTTGAGCTTCTGCTTAAGCGACATCCCCTTCCGAGTAAACATGGACATCTGCACTTGTGCCATCTCTTTGATTGCTTGTGGGATTTGATGAGTAGCCGTTGCACTTTTTTTGAACGCCAACTTGAAGGCTCGACCATATTCGCTGCGAATTATGGCGTTGTATATTTGGAGCTTGTATTCCTTCTTCTTCTGGAAAAGTTAAGAAAATAGTTCGGACATTAGgaaaacaatacaattattagTAACACTTTTAACACTTCGTAGAATTATTTGTAATGATTTATTGATTTCATTTGTATTCCtttctattttgtttgtgtgtttttttcttctttttttttaatagtttttttgtttttattattagtgaTATGTTTTTGTGGACGGTGGTTGTCGGAATAGCTTGTGTTTTCGtcctgttttgtatttgtttgttttatcaatatttttctttgtgtACGCCAAAAGCACATGTTAAAATTACTTCATTTGTTTTTCGCATGCATACTGTGCTTTGTTTGCCAAACGGGTTAAACTATACCCTGTGATAAAGCGGGAGGGTGCGTAATACACAAATGTATGAACTCACTGTTTTAAATGCGAATCCCTGGCGTGGCCTTTTGCTTGTGGACAACGATGGTGACGACGAAGATGTCGACGATGAGGACGACGTTGCACTTTCAATTGATGTCAAGTTTGGGCTATCAACCTGGACTTTCTCTTTGGCAGGTGTACTCGTTCCTACCTTTGAGGTGCCCGCAATCTGCCGAGACATCGGCCGTTTTCTTGACATCCGCTTCGTGAAAGTGTTGATGTACCCTTAAAGCGGAAAAGTTTTAAATCGTGATGATCCCTACAAtatcttttttcaatttttttttgtcgaTTTTGCCCATGATATCGTCAACACTAGCAGgctttgttaatttaaatcGTGACCTGTTTTTATCTATTGAGCTCTTTTATCAAGTCATTTATTTCTTGACATATTGGGGGTCTCTTTACTCTAAAGGGGTTccaaaagtttttgtttttacattcaaAATAAACTTCACTTACCAGTTTCACTTTTAATGTTCAGGAGCTGCTCTTCTGCCGTCAAGAGGTGCTTTCTTTTAATCTTGACATTTAGCATTGTCTGTGCACAATGTAAACACGCATACATGTTCTTCCCTTTGGCTTTGTGCCCTTCATCCTCTTCATCAAATCTTTGGTCCAAATCAAGCCCTAAAACTTCATTGATAAGTTGACTAAGTGTTACAGCTCCGTCAATTTTTGAATCAAAAGTACGCTTCAAAGAGCATTTATTCTTAGCTTGGGCTGGCCCTGGTTGATTCCCAAACTCTCTGTCACAAAGTATACAACGTACGTCCATGTTGATGGCTGCTTCTTTTGCACATGTCCGCTTGTAGCCGGACATCTGACGTCATACTCAGAGGCCCGTCGtgaataaagacaggggaccagtttGGCGGTATGGCGCCCCCTTGTGGTTGGCATTGAAGACGTATGTATTAAAGCTgtgttattaattattttcaaGCCACAATGTGACCGAGCAAGAAACTTAaaccataaattgcttctctccaaccaggTGTTGGAAGGGTCTGTGGATTTGTTTCAGTATGCCTGATGAACAGGTATAGTGTTTGTAAAGGCTACTATATGCAGGCTATGGACAGATTTTTACTTGGTTTATGAAAAGTCAAACAAAGCAgcacaataataatttaaaacaaacatcaatTTTATACTAAtttttaatgacaaaaaaaaaattaaaggtcctccccaaatattaaaaaaaataaactttagaTATTGTGGTAGGATCAAATTGTCAGCTCCATCCAAATGTTTTAAATGGTTAAGAggtcatttaaagacacttgacactattggtaattgtcaaatatctgcagtcttctcacttggtgtatctcaacattatgcataaaataacaaacctgtgaaaatttgagctcaatcggtcatcgaagttgcgagataataatgaaagaaaaataacccttgtcacacgaagttgtgtgtgtttagatggttgatttcgagacctcaaaatctaaatctgagatctcgacatcaaatttgtggaaacttacttctttcgcgaaaactatgtcacttcagagggagccgtttctcacaatatttgataccatcaacctctccacattactcgtcaccaagaaaggttttatgctaataattattttgagtaactaccaatagtgtccactgcctttaaagaagtattacaaataattttaacaaatggattattttttctaatttaacaaaataatttacctGTTTTTGTTCTCTCTTAACTCTTGGTTTGATCAAACAAAAACTCCAAGACCAACATATTACTGAGCCAGCAGTAAATAATCagcacaataatagtggcttcttatatagcgctttccgtcactcagtggcgcTTAAGgagcttcaacattcagtactttcctgctAAGTTTATTTGGATGGAACAAATCGCACACTatatgttaaaataaataatttaactcaCACCGGATTTGCGCATTAATTTGATCATGTTGATTCATCACTAATacgttttaaaggcaccggacacattttgttattgtcaaagaccagtattctcaatcggtgtatcccaacatatgcacacaaaaaatctggaaaaacttggactcaattggtcatcgaagttgcaagaaaatgatgaaagaaaaaacaccctttaacTATTTCATTACTTTGTGTActttcaaatgcataataaaaggcttcagccgaggatttttattgtttgagtgagaaattacctcaatctcaaaaactacatttcatcagagggagccgtttctcacaatgttttataccatcaacagctctacattgcttgttaccgagtaagtttataaaaatgcaaacaaatattttgagtaattaccagtagtgtccagggccttaaGTGTGTCAATgaaatgtttaaataaataatttaaccaACACAAGATTTACGCATCAATTTGCTTATGTTGATTATTCACCAGTTGGTTTTAAGGCACTTAAAAGTACTGTCAGCCCACTCTTTAACAAAAGCCTAGCCTGTAATCCTGAGTTGGAAGATATCCTCATCATGGT includes the following:
- the LOC117298609 gene encoding uncharacterized protein LOC117298609 isoform X1, which codes for MSGYKRTCAKEAAINMDVRCILCDREFGNQPGPAQAKNKCSLKRTFDSKIDGAVTLSQLINEVLGLDLDQRFDEEDEGHKAKGKNMYACLHCAQTMLNVKIKRKHLLTAEEQLLNIKSETGYINTFTKRMSRKRPMSRQIAGTSKVGTSTPAKEKVQVDSPNLTSIESATSSSSSTSSSSPSLSTSKRPRQGFAFKTKKKEYKLQIYNAIIRSEYGRAFKLAFKKSATATHQIPQAIKEMAQVQMSMFTRKGMSLKQKLNRDTAGSFNWGTIFAELKQSLPILCAVLEGSLTSKADSHRVQIEDNKLGDLIPGMGVVLSMVSKMRGPKRFNFVPTLLGMALYKNGCSSSLMDALNKIGFCMVAQSVRRIVDRYGERYNDEILAVTGAIEAAIQNDETKVYGLTPEGTLDHSMTAETEENVDVLGSNVSDTDDKDSVVGDSDEIDTSVEEMADEPGCEFSMSDSC
- the LOC117298609 gene encoding uncharacterized protein LOC117298609 isoform X2; protein product: MSGYKRTCAKEAAINMDVRCILCDREFGNQPGPAQAKNKCSLKRTFDSKIDGAVTLSQLINEVLGLDLDQRFDEEDEGHKAKGKNMYACLHCAQTMLNVKIKRKHLLTAEEQLLNIKSETGYINTFTKRMSRKRPMSRQIAGTSKVGTSTPAKEKVQVDSPNLTSIESATSSSSSTSSSSPSLSTSKRPRQGFAFKTKKEYKLQIYNAIIRSEYGRAFKLAFKKSATATHQIPQAIKEMAQVQMSMFTRKGMSLKQKLNRDTAGSFNWGTIFAELKQSLPILCAVLEGSLTSKADSHRVQIEDNKLGDLIPGMGVVLSMVSKMRGPKRFNFVPTLLGMALYKNGCSSSLMDALNKIGFCMVAQSVRRIVDRYGERYNDEILAVTGAIEAAIQNDETKVYGLTPEGTLDHSMTAETEENVDVLGSNVSDTDDKDSVVGDSDEIDTSVEEMADEPGCEFSMSDSC